The Vitis riparia cultivar Riparia Gloire de Montpellier isolate 1030 chromosome 10, EGFV_Vit.rip_1.0, whole genome shotgun sequence genome includes a region encoding these proteins:
- the LOC117923972 gene encoding uncharacterized protein LOC117923972, with translation MEEGPWELDSISTLGLIEAMNFFAKAFSCLSSLSSDPLFSCIVTLYILILLYFPRVFLGIVFSPVLISTGVLLLSLLRLGVNQQVEGEPSSNEPEQPDLRGRELKCVHPQPEKWPEIHSDFDTKPFFCDSFVGWNVRAPLEVIYEEFEGEEDEDPNVTEETRFLGLERYPSLSLCYPESDSDTSSDGEFQASNGWNSPENMSFRWDQDDREGLIEIALDGKLDAMFHVEEDNLIEIDISPARNHQFSGYKR, from the coding sequence ATGGAGGAGGGTCCATGGGAATTGGATTCCATTTCCACTCTGGGTCTAATTGAAGCGATGAACTTCTTCGCAAAAGCGTTTTCTTGCCTATCGTCTCTTTCGTCTGACCCGTTGTTTTCATGTATTGTTACGCTGTATATTCTGATTCTCCTCTATTTCCCCAGGGTTTTCCTGGGAATCGTTTTCTCACCCGTACTGATCTCCACCGGGGTTCTGTTGTTGAGTCTTCTACGGTTAGGAGTGAACCAACAGGTTGAAGGGGAACCCAGTTCTAACGAACCGGAACAACCCGATTTGAGAGGACGAGAACTCAAATGCGTCCATCCACAACCTGAAAAATGGCCCGAAATTCACTCCGATTTTGACACGAAACCCTTTTTCTGTGACTCGTTCGTCGGGTGGAACGTGAGAGCGCCATTGGAGGTGATATACGAAGAGTTCGAGGGCGAAGAAGACGAAGATCCGAATGTAACAGAAGAGACCCGCTTCCTGGGACTCGAGAGATACCCATCACTGTCGCTTTGCTACCCGGAATCTGACTCCGATACCTCGTCGGACGGTGAATTCCAGGCAAGCAACGGCTGGAACTCACCGGAGAATATGAGCTTCAGGTGGGACCAAGACGACCGTGAAGGGTTGATTGAGATAGCATTGGACGGCAAGCTTGATGCAATGTTCCACGTTGAAGAAGACAACTTGATAGAGATTGATATATCTCCGGCAAGAAATCATCAGTTTTCCGGCTATAAAAGGTAA
- the LOC117924130 gene encoding heterogeneous nuclear ribonucleoprotein U-like protein 1, translating to MASIKRQLSEPEEPESKKSKAALSDSPEHKTKQRVVLNPADCDLDFNIVGDGLQGSALHDHGFAYCWSGARGNVGITGGKYCFGCKIISTQPVDMEDTPPDQQHVCRLGISRGDDAVGNLGETEHSFGFGGTGKFSVAGKFSNYGEKFGVGDTIVCAVNLETKPLASISFSKNGKWLGVAKEFDAGVKGLGVVDSPMRQLHWESALFPHVLLKNVMVQVQFSTEEGLVPEEGYKPWASALYDGNAIMGPSFSSPRDCEVMMMVGLPASGKSTWAEKWVKEHAEKRYVLLGTNLALDQMKVPGLLRKQNYGERFERLMDRATGIFNTLLSRASKTPRNYIIDQTNVYKNARKRKLKPFANFQKIAVVLFPKPEELKFRAEKRFKEMGKEVPADAVNEMIANYVLPGSKDMPSSDEDFDQVLFPELNRGEAQKCLEEMKRALGTASHLNLKSNFSPYSQESSLQSFNSSSLQNQGAPSVPDERSLSYHPPLPPQNYYYQRPAHMNSGHQGVALHGRVEPFPRAYQDNQNPFMPRDAPYETSLGYSRHFLSRNDSNSYGTYGYDNSRGSIPGVGMANYQSFGMVDPYRRTNLESRNPIPMGATDPYVSGMVESHDRYNVEGVNHYETQAESMRTSLFSHNTLGGHGSVPGGFGANQLVPRDPRHLPTPSQMSYGSPYGAPPVRPSYGNFPTDMQHPGGYAPPRPRYY from the exons ATGGCGTCGATCAAACGCCAGCTTTCAGAACCAGAAGAACCCGAGTCGAAGAAGTCGAAGGCAGCCTTATCGGATTCTCCCGAACACAAGACCAAGCAACGCGTGGTGCTCAATCCCGCAGACTGCGATTTAG ATTTCAATATTGTTGGTGATGGTCTTCAAGGTTCTGCACTTCATGACCATGGATTTGCTTATTGCTGGTCTGGTGCTCGTGGTAATGTTGGAATAACTGGAGGGAAGTATTGTTTTGGTTGCAAAATTATTTCAACTCAGCCAGTGGATATGGAAGACACCCCTCCTGACCAGCAGCATGTTTGTCGGCTTGGCATTTCAAGAGGAGATGATGCAGTGGGAAACCTTGGGGAAACAGAGCACAGCTTTGGGTTTGGTGGCACAGGAAAATTTTCAGTTgctggaaaattttcaaattatggTGAAAAGTTTGGAGTTGGGGATACAATTGTATGTGCTGTAAATCTTGAAACTAAACCTTTGGCTTCCATTAGTTTCTCCAAAAATGGGAAATGGTTGGGTGTTGCAAAGGAATTTGATGCAGGTGTAAAGGGTCTTGGGGTTGTGGATTCTCCAATGAGGCAGCTGCATTGGGAATCAGCTCTCTTTCCTcatgttttgttgaaaaatgtAATGGTTCAAGTCCAGTTCAGTACTGAAGAGGGACTTGTTCCTGAAGAAGGCTATAAGCCTTGGGCTTCTGCACTTTATGATGGAAATGCAATAATGGGACCTTCTTTTTCTAGCCCAAGAGATTGtgaagtgatgatgatggtaGGATTACCTGCTTCTGGAAAGTCCACTTGGGCAGAGAAATGGGTGAAAGAGCATGCTGAGAAGCGATATGTTTTACTTGGAACAAATCTGGCTCTGGATCAAATGAAG GTACCAGGGCTACTGCGTAAGCAGAATTATGGTGAACGATTTGAGCGTCTAATGGACCGAGCAACTGGAATATTTAATACTTTACTGTCCAGGGCTTCCAAGACACCTCGCAACTACATTATTGATCAAACAAATGTTTACAAGAATGCACGTAAACGTAAACTGAAACCATTTGCAAATTTTCAGAAG ATTGCTGTTGTGCTCTTTCCAAAGCCAGAAGAGCTTAAGTTTCGTGctgaaaaaagatttaaagaaaTGGGAAAGGAGGTACCAGCTGATGCAGTAAATGAAATGATTG CCAATTATGTCTTGCCTGGAAGTAAGGACATGCCTAGTTCAGATGAGGATTTTGATCAG GTTCTGTTTCCAGAACTGAACAGAGGAGAAGCACAAAAATGTTTGGAAGAGATGAAGCGTGCCTTAGGAACTGCATCCCATTTGAACTTGAAAAGCAACTTTTCACCTTATTCTCAGGAAAGCTCTCTCCAGTCATTTAATAGCTCTTCACTGCAAAATCAAGGGGCTCCATCAG TCCCTGATGAACGTAGCCTGAGTTATCATCCTCCTCTCCCTCCTCAGAACTATTATTACCAAAGGCCTGCTCAT ATGAACTCAGGTCATCAGGGGGTTGCACTACATGGAAGAGTGGAACCATTTCCCAGAGCGTACCAAGACAATCAAAATCCGTTTATGCCAAGAGACGCTCCGTATGAAACCTCCTTAGGTTACAGTAGACATTTTCTTTCTAGAAATGATTCCAATAGCTATGGGACTTATGGGTATGATAACTCCAGAGGTTCCATTCCTGGGGTTGGTATGGCCAATTACCAGAGCTTTGGGATGGTTGACCCCTACAGAAGAACCAACCTTGAAAGCAGGAATCCTATTCCCATGGGTGCTACAGACCCTTATGTGAGTGGAATGGTTGAATCCCATGATAGATATAATGTTGAAGGAGTGAATCATTATGAAACCCAAGCTGAAAGTATGAGGACGTCTTTATTTTCACACAACACCCTTGGTGGACATGGTAGTGTCCCTGGAGGCTTTGGAGCTAATCAGCTAGTACCAAGAGACCCTAGACATCTGCCTACTCCTTCCCAAATGTCATATG gTTCACCTTATGGAGCTCCTCCTGTAAGGCCCTCTTATGGAAATTTCCCCACTGATATGCAGCATCCTGGAGGGTATGCTCCTCCTCGTCCAAGATATTACTGA
- the LOC117923834 gene encoding external alternative NAD(P)H-ubiquinone oxidoreductase B2, mitochondrial-like isoform X2, translating to MIIVGRDVKKLDEHNHRNGCCYSVDYVVKEWRLSSFSPNHMLTTKLCGGGLLAYSESKSYPGVRSLGSSEDDNKKKRVVVLGTGWAGTSFLKNLNNSSYDVQVVSPRNYFAFTPLLPSVTCGSVEARSIVEPIRNIVKKKNVEIHFWEAECIKIDAENKKVYCKSSQDTNLNGEEEFVVDYDYLVIAMGARANTFNTPGVVENCHFLKEVEDAQRIRRSVIDCFERASLPNLTDEERKRILHFVVVGGGPTGVEFSAELHDFVNEDLVKLYPTVKDLVKITLLEAGDHILNMFDKRITAFAEDKFHRDGIDVKTGSMVVKVSDKEISTKERGNGNITSIPYGMAVWSTGIGTRPVIMDFMKQIGQTNRRALATDEWLRVEGRDSVYALGDCATINQRKVMEDISAIFSKADNDNSGTLTVKEFQEAIDDICERYPQVELYLKNKQMHDIVDLLKDSKGDVAKESIELDIEGFKSALSQVDSQMKNLPATAQVAAQQGAYLASCFNRMEECEQNPEGPLRFRGSGRHRFHPFRYKHFGQFAPLGGEQTAAQLPGDWVSIGHSSQWLWYSVYASKLVSWRTRALVISDWTRRFVFGRDSSRI from the exons ATGATTATCGTGGGGAGAGATGTAAAGAAG CTTGATGAGCATAATCATAGAAATGGTTGTTGCTACTCAGTTGATTACGTGGTGAAAGAATGGAGACTGAGTTCATTTAGCCCCAATCATATGCTCACAACCAAACTTTG TGGTGGGGGCCTTCTGGCTTATTCTGAGTCAAAATCATACCCAGGTGTAAGGAGTCTTGGTTCCTCTGAAGATGATAACAAGAAAAAGAGGGTGGTGGTACTTGGAACTGGTTGGGCTGGAACCagttttttgaagaatttgaataatTCATCATATGATGTTCAGGTGGTATCACCTCGCAATTATTTTGCATTCACTCCTCTGCTACCAAGTGTTACATGTGGCTCAGTAGAAGCTCGCAGCATTGTTGAACCAATTCGCAATATTGTTAAAAAG AAAAATGTAGAAATTCATTTCTGGGAAGCTGAATGTATCAAAATTGATGCAGAAAATAAGAAAGTTTATTGTAAATCTAGTCAAGACACCAATTTGAACGGGGAAGAAGAATTTGTTGTGGACTATGACTACCTTGTAATAGCAATGGGTGCCCGTGCTAATACATTCAACACTCCTGGTGTAGTGGAAAATTGCCATTTCTTGAAG GAAGTAGAAGATGCTCAGAGGATTCGTAGGAGTGTTATTGACTGCTTTGAAAGGGCCAGCCTACCTAACCTGACCGATGAAGAGAGGAAGAGAATTCTTCATTTTGTGGTTGTTGGTGGAGGCCCAACTGGAGTGGAGTTCTCTGCTGAGCTCCACGATTTTGTAAATGAAGATTTAGTCAAGTTATATCCTACAGTCAAAGATTTGGTGAAAATAACACTTCTTGAGGCGGGTGATCATATTTTAAACAT GTTTGACAAAAGAATCACAGCTTTTGCTGAGGATAAATTTCATAGAGATGGTATTGATGTGAAAACAGGGTCTATGGTTGTTAAAGTATCTGATAAAGAAATCTCTACCAAGGAAAGAGGAAATGGGAACATTACCTCAATACCGTATGGAATGGCTGTCTGGTCAACTGGTATTGGGACTCGTCCTGTCATAATGGATTTTATGAAGCAAATTGGTCAG ACTAATAGGCGTGCTTTAGCAACTGATGAGTGGCTACGAGTGGAGGGACGTGACAGCGTATATGCACTAGGTGATTGCGCTACAATTAATCAACGCAAAGTCATG GAAGATATTTCTGCAATATTTAGCAAGGCAGACAATGACAATTCTGGAACACTTACAGTCAAGGAGTTTCAAGAAGCCATTGATGATATCTGTGAACGATACCCCCAAGTGGAGCTTTATTTGAAGAATAAGCAGATGCATGATATTGTTGATCTGTTGAAGGATTCAAAAGGAGATGTTGCAAAGGAATCCATTGAATTGGATATTGAAGGGTTTAAATCAGCTCTTTCCCAAGTGGATTCTCAGATGAAGAATCTTCCAGCAACAGCTCAG GTTGCAGCTCAACAAGGTGCTTACCTTGCTAGTTGTTTCAACCGTATGGAAGAGTGTGAACAAAATCCAGAAGGTCCTCTCAGGTTCAGGGGATCAGGCCGCCATCGGTTTCATCCCTTTAG GTACAAGCATTTTGGACAATTTGCTCCATTGGGAGGAGAGCAAACAGCGGCCCAACTTCCTGGAGACTGGGTTTCCATTGGTCACAGCAGCCAGTGGCTTTGGTATTCTGTGTACGCAAG TAAGCTTGTCAGCTGGCGCACAAGGGCATTGGTGATATCGGACTGGACAAGGCGTTTCGTTTTTGGGAGGGACTCTAGTCGCATCTAA
- the LOC117923834 gene encoding external alternative NAD(P)H-ubiquinone oxidoreductase B2, mitochondrial-like isoform X3: protein MRSFSFYERVSRAFHDHSSLSRLVVLFTVSGGGLLAYSESKSYPGVRSLGSSEDDNKKKRVVVLGTGWAGTSFLKNLNNSSYDVQVVSPRNYFAFTPLLPSVTCGSVEARSIVEPIRNIVKKKNVEIHFWEAECIKIDAENKKVYCKSSQDTNLNGEEEFVVDYDYLVIAMGARANTFNTPGVVENCHFLKEVEDAQRIRRSVIDCFERASLPNLTDEERKRILHFVVVGGGPTGVEFSAELHDFVNEDLVKLYPTVKDLVKITLLEAGDHILNMFDKRITAFAEDKFHRDGIDVKTGSMVVKVSDKEISTKERGNGNITSIPYGMAVWSTGIGTRPVIMDFMKQIGQTNRRALATDEWLRVEGRDSVYALGDCATINQRKVMEDISAIFSKADNDNSGTLTVKEFQEAIDDICERYPQVELYLKNKQMHDIVDLLKDSKGDVAKESIELDIEGFKSALSQVDSQMKNLPATAQVAAQQGAYLASCFNRMEECEQNPEGPLRFRGSGRHRFHPFRYKHFGQFAPLGGEQTAAQLPGDWVSIGHSSQWLWYSVYASKLVSWRTRALVISDWTRRFVFGRDSSRI, encoded by the exons ATGAGGAGTTTCAGCTTCTACGAGAGAGTTTCCAGAGCTTTCCATGACCATTCTTCGCTCTCTCGCCTTGTTGTTCTCTTCACAGTCAG TGGTGGGGGCCTTCTGGCTTATTCTGAGTCAAAATCATACCCAGGTGTAAGGAGTCTTGGTTCCTCTGAAGATGATAACAAGAAAAAGAGGGTGGTGGTACTTGGAACTGGTTGGGCTGGAACCagttttttgaagaatttgaataatTCATCATATGATGTTCAGGTGGTATCACCTCGCAATTATTTTGCATTCACTCCTCTGCTACCAAGTGTTACATGTGGCTCAGTAGAAGCTCGCAGCATTGTTGAACCAATTCGCAATATTGTTAAAAAG AAAAATGTAGAAATTCATTTCTGGGAAGCTGAATGTATCAAAATTGATGCAGAAAATAAGAAAGTTTATTGTAAATCTAGTCAAGACACCAATTTGAACGGGGAAGAAGAATTTGTTGTGGACTATGACTACCTTGTAATAGCAATGGGTGCCCGTGCTAATACATTCAACACTCCTGGTGTAGTGGAAAATTGCCATTTCTTGAAG GAAGTAGAAGATGCTCAGAGGATTCGTAGGAGTGTTATTGACTGCTTTGAAAGGGCCAGCCTACCTAACCTGACCGATGAAGAGAGGAAGAGAATTCTTCATTTTGTGGTTGTTGGTGGAGGCCCAACTGGAGTGGAGTTCTCTGCTGAGCTCCACGATTTTGTAAATGAAGATTTAGTCAAGTTATATCCTACAGTCAAAGATTTGGTGAAAATAACACTTCTTGAGGCGGGTGATCATATTTTAAACAT GTTTGACAAAAGAATCACAGCTTTTGCTGAGGATAAATTTCATAGAGATGGTATTGATGTGAAAACAGGGTCTATGGTTGTTAAAGTATCTGATAAAGAAATCTCTACCAAGGAAAGAGGAAATGGGAACATTACCTCAATACCGTATGGAATGGCTGTCTGGTCAACTGGTATTGGGACTCGTCCTGTCATAATGGATTTTATGAAGCAAATTGGTCAG ACTAATAGGCGTGCTTTAGCAACTGATGAGTGGCTACGAGTGGAGGGACGTGACAGCGTATATGCACTAGGTGATTGCGCTACAATTAATCAACGCAAAGTCATG GAAGATATTTCTGCAATATTTAGCAAGGCAGACAATGACAATTCTGGAACACTTACAGTCAAGGAGTTTCAAGAAGCCATTGATGATATCTGTGAACGATACCCCCAAGTGGAGCTTTATTTGAAGAATAAGCAGATGCATGATATTGTTGATCTGTTGAAGGATTCAAAAGGAGATGTTGCAAAGGAATCCATTGAATTGGATATTGAAGGGTTTAAATCAGCTCTTTCCCAAGTGGATTCTCAGATGAAGAATCTTCCAGCAACAGCTCAG GTTGCAGCTCAACAAGGTGCTTACCTTGCTAGTTGTTTCAACCGTATGGAAGAGTGTGAACAAAATCCAGAAGGTCCTCTCAGGTTCAGGGGATCAGGCCGCCATCGGTTTCATCCCTTTAG GTACAAGCATTTTGGACAATTTGCTCCATTGGGAGGAGAGCAAACAGCGGCCCAACTTCCTGGAGACTGGGTTTCCATTGGTCACAGCAGCCAGTGGCTTTGGTATTCTGTGTACGCAAG TAAGCTTGTCAGCTGGCGCACAAGGGCATTGGTGATATCGGACTGGACAAGGCGTTTCGTTTTTGGGAGGGACTCTAGTCGCATCTAA
- the LOC117923834 gene encoding external alternative NAD(P)H-ubiquinone oxidoreductase B2, mitochondrial-like isoform X1 has product MQPPQFYDYRGERCKEGASPDSIKYSTFKAEYVEPGLMFSSLPMQLDEHNHRNGCCYSVDYVVKEWRLSSFSPNHMLTTKLCGGGLLAYSESKSYPGVRSLGSSEDDNKKKRVVVLGTGWAGTSFLKNLNNSSYDVQVVSPRNYFAFTPLLPSVTCGSVEARSIVEPIRNIVKKKNVEIHFWEAECIKIDAENKKVYCKSSQDTNLNGEEEFVVDYDYLVIAMGARANTFNTPGVVENCHFLKEVEDAQRIRRSVIDCFERASLPNLTDEERKRILHFVVVGGGPTGVEFSAELHDFVNEDLVKLYPTVKDLVKITLLEAGDHILNMFDKRITAFAEDKFHRDGIDVKTGSMVVKVSDKEISTKERGNGNITSIPYGMAVWSTGIGTRPVIMDFMKQIGQTNRRALATDEWLRVEGRDSVYALGDCATINQRKVMEDISAIFSKADNDNSGTLTVKEFQEAIDDICERYPQVELYLKNKQMHDIVDLLKDSKGDVAKESIELDIEGFKSALSQVDSQMKNLPATAQVAAQQGAYLASCFNRMEECEQNPEGPLRFRGSGRHRFHPFRYKHFGQFAPLGGEQTAAQLPGDWVSIGHSSQWLWYSVYASKLVSWRTRALVISDWTRRFVFGRDSSRI; this is encoded by the exons ATGCAACCGCCTCAATTTTATGATTATCGTGGGGAGAGATGTAAAGAAGGTGCATCCCCTGACTCTATCAAGTATAGCACATTTAAGGCCGAATATGTGGAACCTGGCCTAATGTTCAGTTCTCTGCCCATGCAGCTTGATGAGCATAATCATAGAAATGGTTGTTGCTACTCAGTTGATTACGTGGTGAAAGAATGGAGACTGAGTTCATTTAGCCCCAATCATATGCTCACAACCAAACTTTG TGGTGGGGGCCTTCTGGCTTATTCTGAGTCAAAATCATACCCAGGTGTAAGGAGTCTTGGTTCCTCTGAAGATGATAACAAGAAAAAGAGGGTGGTGGTACTTGGAACTGGTTGGGCTGGAACCagttttttgaagaatttgaataatTCATCATATGATGTTCAGGTGGTATCACCTCGCAATTATTTTGCATTCACTCCTCTGCTACCAAGTGTTACATGTGGCTCAGTAGAAGCTCGCAGCATTGTTGAACCAATTCGCAATATTGTTAAAAAG AAAAATGTAGAAATTCATTTCTGGGAAGCTGAATGTATCAAAATTGATGCAGAAAATAAGAAAGTTTATTGTAAATCTAGTCAAGACACCAATTTGAACGGGGAAGAAGAATTTGTTGTGGACTATGACTACCTTGTAATAGCAATGGGTGCCCGTGCTAATACATTCAACACTCCTGGTGTAGTGGAAAATTGCCATTTCTTGAAG GAAGTAGAAGATGCTCAGAGGATTCGTAGGAGTGTTATTGACTGCTTTGAAAGGGCCAGCCTACCTAACCTGACCGATGAAGAGAGGAAGAGAATTCTTCATTTTGTGGTTGTTGGTGGAGGCCCAACTGGAGTGGAGTTCTCTGCTGAGCTCCACGATTTTGTAAATGAAGATTTAGTCAAGTTATATCCTACAGTCAAAGATTTGGTGAAAATAACACTTCTTGAGGCGGGTGATCATATTTTAAACAT GTTTGACAAAAGAATCACAGCTTTTGCTGAGGATAAATTTCATAGAGATGGTATTGATGTGAAAACAGGGTCTATGGTTGTTAAAGTATCTGATAAAGAAATCTCTACCAAGGAAAGAGGAAATGGGAACATTACCTCAATACCGTATGGAATGGCTGTCTGGTCAACTGGTATTGGGACTCGTCCTGTCATAATGGATTTTATGAAGCAAATTGGTCAG ACTAATAGGCGTGCTTTAGCAACTGATGAGTGGCTACGAGTGGAGGGACGTGACAGCGTATATGCACTAGGTGATTGCGCTACAATTAATCAACGCAAAGTCATG GAAGATATTTCTGCAATATTTAGCAAGGCAGACAATGACAATTCTGGAACACTTACAGTCAAGGAGTTTCAAGAAGCCATTGATGATATCTGTGAACGATACCCCCAAGTGGAGCTTTATTTGAAGAATAAGCAGATGCATGATATTGTTGATCTGTTGAAGGATTCAAAAGGAGATGTTGCAAAGGAATCCATTGAATTGGATATTGAAGGGTTTAAATCAGCTCTTTCCCAAGTGGATTCTCAGATGAAGAATCTTCCAGCAACAGCTCAG GTTGCAGCTCAACAAGGTGCTTACCTTGCTAGTTGTTTCAACCGTATGGAAGAGTGTGAACAAAATCCAGAAGGTCCTCTCAGGTTCAGGGGATCAGGCCGCCATCGGTTTCATCCCTTTAG GTACAAGCATTTTGGACAATTTGCTCCATTGGGAGGAGAGCAAACAGCGGCCCAACTTCCTGGAGACTGGGTTTCCATTGGTCACAGCAGCCAGTGGCTTTGGTATTCTGTGTACGCAAG TAAGCTTGTCAGCTGGCGCACAAGGGCATTGGTGATATCGGACTGGACAAGGCGTTTCGTTTTTGGGAGGGACTCTAGTCGCATCTAA